In one window of Balaenoptera musculus isolate JJ_BM4_2016_0621 chromosome 10, mBalMus1.pri.v3, whole genome shotgun sequence DNA:
- the SINHCAF gene encoding SIN3-HDAC complex-associated factor: protein MFGFHKPKMYRSIEGCCICRAKSSSSRFTDSKRYEKDFQSCFGLHETRSGDICNACVLLVKRWKKLPAGSKKNWNHVVDARAGPSLKTTLKPKKVKTLSGNRIKSNQISKLQKEFKRHNSDAHSTTSSASPAQSPCYSNQSDDGSDTEMASGSNRTPVFSFLDLTYWKRQKICCGIIYKGRFGEVLIDTHLFKPCCSNKKAAAEKPEEQRPEPLPISTQEW from the exons ATGTTTGGTTTTCACAAGCCAAAGATGTACCGAAGTATAGAGGGCTGCTGTATTTGCAGAGCTAAATCCTCCAGTTCTCGATTCACTGACAGTAAACGCTATGAAAAGGACTTCCAGAGCTGTTTTGG GTTACATGAGACTCGTTCAGGAGACATCTGTAATGCCTGTGTCCTGCTTGTGAAAAGATGGAAGAAATTGCCAGCAGGATcaaaaaaaaactggaatcaT GTGGTAGATGCAAGGGCAGGACCCAGTCTAAAGACTACACTGAaaccaaagaaagtgaaaactctATCTGGAAACAGGATAAAAAGCAACCAGATCAGTAAACTGCAGAAGGAATTTAAACGTCACA atTCTGATGCTCACAGTACCACCTCAAGTGCCTCTCCAGCTCAATCTCCTTGTTATAGTAACCAGTCAGATGATGGCTCAGATACAGAGATGGCTTCTGGCTCTAACAGAACGCcagtgttttcctttttagatCTCACATACTGGAAAAG acagAAAATATGCTGTGGCATTATCTATAAAGGCCGTTTTGGGGAAGTCCTCATTGACACACATCTATTCAAGCCTTGCTGCAGCAATAAGAAAGCAGCTGCTGAGAAGCCGGAGGAGCAGCGGCCAGAGCCTCTGCCCATCTCCACTCAGGAGTGGTGA